The sequence below is a genomic window from Neoarius graeffei isolate fNeoGra1 chromosome 4, fNeoGra1.pri, whole genome shotgun sequence.
tgattaacccctactgaatctaaaatggacacaaacactgttttcaaagggtcttctgggttatcgaagtgaatattaaaatctccaacaactaaagctttgtctaaggaaataaccaggtctgagataaaatctgcaaattcagaaagaaactcagaacatGGCCTGtacataataagtaacggaattaactgggtagacttatttttcaaggctacatacattatattagtatgaacaacttcaaatgtattaaatttataaccaggtttgtgtgttacacctagataatcattataaatacccACGCcgccgcctcctctgccagttagatgaggctggtgtttataactgtatccaggaggactagcttcatttaatgctatatattcacttggtttaatccatgtttctgttaaacacaatacattaaactcctgatcagtaataagttaattaaccattagcactttagatgtaagaaatctaatatttaatagccccacctttagatcaaagatgCTGGCAGCAGATGcagatatatatatgagtgattccacgcttatgggtactgaaatggggacatgaacttattcacctaaaaccatttctttttttaccatcaggtcacaaaacgtgtaatctttaatgaatgatatgttaaaagataactttaattttctgagatgtaataaaaacatatttatatgccaaagtcaagcctatgagttccaaaatgatgtctgttacattacttctgttacgattgtccatctcgcgtctgttacaaattaattacaatctagctatataccatgttaatcttattgaaagaatgtgtatgtccacaacacttctgttacgttctgactttggcatataaatatgtttttattacatctcagaaaattaaagttatcttttaacatatcattcattaaagattacatgttttgtgacctgatggtaaaaaaaaagaaatggttttaggtgaatttttaaaaataagttcatgtccccatttcagtacccataagcgtggaatcactcatatatataaaatttaaaaaattgaaTTTTGTAgtgggtctcttaattttttccagtgctgtgtgtgtgtgtatctacatATATAATGTAGATATTTATCTCTACATTAATTTCATccaaatttcatgcaagagaatgcacattcacctattcATATGTCATgtccaggaacaaactaacgttaatggcactaaaatgcctggagaggatGCCCATAggcttgtctgctttgcttatacagacttctcatgcaatgtgaaaaaatgcactgctatgtgttctatATGTAGAATAACTATCTAGGAGatgacctcaaacttcaatcgtcatttggcaagactacacccagacaagtaagtgacacactatgttcattgctgtgTCGAAAGCGGGGCTtagttgctgaccgatgaactagctagtgttaactctctctcatgttatttgtcgtgttgatagtggggcttgctaagcgatgaacaagctttttatctgtagcctattaactaaaatagggCAGTCacacagtaacgttagtccaacacagtagcagagacggtttaacataaaggcagcagcagccactgtcaaatggtgcagttggagtcttgttctcagactcggctcaatagtggacttgactcgaaattttctttaatgacttggacttgactcggatttgaACACTGAAGACTCGAGACtgtactcggacttgaggtttagtgactcgactacagcactgccCTATCTTATGAAAGTCAAcatacttctccctcatttggttcgtGTGTTCTCTTATTTTTCCCACGttaatggatgactaagggaatttggcctctgtgtcacctcatatttgttccccagttaaccttcctctggtgttagctttctgttactatctcttatgttgacgggtcggttttgacccgtgtcttaaatcagccataaaataccctaaaaacaattatttatcatccaatttgtttcttacctcttggttaccttgttaggctcccttatccatgaaaagattggttttaatatttttgttgtggccccctgggcctttcttttaacagcatacccctcgttttcaatataaaaaagtggtcaaatgaacctcaagagaataatgtaaacaaataaaaggttgctctgttacctgactattactgaggggtattagatcacatctcttaaatgttcaaaaaaaaaaaaagattttaattttaatattatcaactatagtaacatctatggtgtttcgGGTTAATTTCGACCCATATctatttacttcaagaaaagggcaaaaaacaagtctttttttttttttccgttgactatcagtggcctcattgctggatctgtacactccagcaaggagaagaacaccaatgtaggcatccaggcatgcacagatttttatgccatatttgccTGGCTTACTGGGCATGTATTGCCGGAATGGGCATTTTCCACAGAAAGGGAGAAAACGTTCATCTATTGTCACCTCTGGCCCtgggttgaacatcagtggaaggggttgcacccatctctcccagacatccctgatgggagcaagcttgtcagattttgctctggtgtctctgttgtcaaatctgaggactcttgatatcattcgaaaggtctgaagtgacattgttgcccggaaaatattcctgcctgtcgATACATTccagagactatcagtggcctcattgctggatctgtacactccagcaaggagaagaacaccaatgtaggcattcaggcattcctcatcaatgtcattcaacatgttgccatggactttttttccttcaaggtttgtcatagcaattatgactttttttagtgacaatgggataaacagatcaaaacatgacttgatgtcacttactcttgtcacagcaaaccttgtgatcccaggggtcattttgctgacatttgcagcagctgtcctgccatgtacgtcaggaggtactgagctccaacagatgttcccacttttggatctgaatgtttcagcaggagcagcttcagcacTGGTGACCAcctcatcagactgatcagatgtgtctgtgtcttccggttgatacgctacatcatcttcctcctcagagacctgctcatctccatcgctatactgctctgtgtcctctgcctcattatcagcaaagatatgatccagagcttggcttacattcagtcctcttctcattgttgcatgctgtaaattggagatgtgtactctgcaagttaccaactctaaactcaattggccttacatgcctggacatgtctgtctttgtttgttctgtcaaacaggcaaagagaaaagcccctgactgaagctcaagtggttggaggaagagctggctgtaggctgttggctgattgtgtgtttatgatttcagttttggcattttattattgttttataatcttatattttaactgggtcaaaattgaccctaacaacacaaaggtaacaattttcaccagagcattttataatttagtaaaattatttttttggattttatcttgtttaaatagaagttcctgacaaagtcaaaaagtcttgatgctataaacaaatttatgtagtacttttatgcatgctaaacctaaaaacgggtcggtgctgatccgaacaCTAGAGGagggttaatcaggaagtcatggtttACAGCTTGAAAGGTCCtgaacactccaatcaactcaaaaatgtacaacttGCATGGGAAACATACTTCAGTTACTTTGTGTTCACTGTAATTTCCAGGAGTGGCAATAATAGTtgcatgtgtgtttttgttgaaaataatttcttgatgatgaatttgtttttctgtgaataaatttatttcaattataggttggatttttctcattttttttcagtgtgagatgaagctacttcaccaaaaggtggattttttctaatcctttttattaatctttaaaaggggtgccaataatcatggtggGCACACACACAAAAGTTTGTAAAACTGTTTATGCTTTTTCATTGTGGAGTATTTCTGCAGATTGCTCCATTTTAGAGGAAGTATGTCATGTAACGTggaataaaaaatgaataaaaatggaaGGAATTTGAATACTTTCATGAATGCCCTGTATGTGAATGATTTCTATTACAGAGTGATAGTTattgtagataaaaaaaaatcattctgaaAGCCTTCTTGTtaaaatgcaggcacttacagatgtatgtatggAGGAGAACAGATTGCAGAATGTCAACAAAGCCAAGGGACTGGAATCGGTGTCGGTAAACTAGCGAGGGTTGGGCAATCGGCGAACAACGTAATGTAGGAAAGACAAAGAGTGAAAACGTGGAGGAACTAGCAAAGGGTCAGAAATATAAGCAGtagtcagaaaagatacaaggcttgccATGAACTGAACTAGCAGGACAGTACTTCGCAATGGTGTGTTTGTTAGGGGAGCTTAAATAGAGGAACAGGTGATTAAGGAAATAAGAGCCAGCTGAGATTCagtaggctggagacagagggcgctgtgtgttttgggagctgtagtccagagtgtccatgtttgttatTTGTTCCTCCTCAGCAAGTTTACTGACACTTCTTGCCAAATAAAACTGATCACTCTTTCCAAATGCACAAATTACAAGTCTTTTGATCCCTCCTTGTCTTTCATATACTGGAAAAAATTCTGATTATCTACCTTGAACCCTGTGtgtttgaaattttgtgaacagtGCAATCCTGTcatggttgatttttttttttcacaactcTGCAGGATACACTATCCAAGATAGTAAAGAGCTATGACACTGTTTCCAGTAACATTAAACTGAAGGAGCAACACATCAGTGGCATCATTAATGAGATTGAACAGGTACACAGGCAAAATGAGAGACAGCAGACAGAAATACAGGTGATCCAAACGGAAACTATGAAACTCAGCTACAGCATAGAGGAGCAATTAGAGAGCTCGCATTTCTTGCTGGCTCAGTACAACACTTACCATAATAAAATGGAGAGCTACAAAATGTCTGTCTCTGCACTGGAGAACCAAGCAACTATTCATAAGGAGTTGATGGAAAAAATGGAAGAGGTGAAGAGGCTCAAGGAGCACAGAGAGGAACTGAAGGTGGACTTACAGAATCCAGAGGGAAATGCTATACAACAAGCTCAGGTAcagtaacattaacagtttttatGGGTCATTGACATTTAAGGAaaggcaaataaataaataaaatcaagtaTATATCTTGCCATTGTTGAGACATTTGGAATAGTGTGTACTGGGGTTCTAAACCACAGGAATCCACACAATATGATTTGAATTCAATACCATAATATGACATTTAACGATACCATCGAATCCACTGTACAATTCAATCCAATTCGATTTTGTAGCCTCTGATCTATATGTGACCAGCTTTGTTCAGAATCTGGGGTATGCCTACTGTTAAAGGTGCTATGTGTCAGAATTTGGAAAAGATTTACTTTAAAACATTCAAAAATTAACTAAAATTATCAACAAAATGTGAAGACAACACATTTTGATGTTATGTCAAAGATGTCTATGTATAATGTTGCAGACATATCTACTGAAGTTAACCAGCTAGCACCGAGACAGGATGCACCATTAGTCTAGTAATACCAGTTTCTACCTCAAGGCAATATACGAGTcactcaggggcgatttctcagcgacaacaagggaagccgagcttcccctaaaattctctccccaaactgcggcgtctacgacgttgaattctcattaaaacaataacttgcataacataatatatgcccaagattgtatttatgttcataactatcctgtaacttatttgagtgatgtctgacgaacttgcagttcgctacgagaatcacctttgctgccaggctgtaacctttcttatttcaatgggctctatggactggcagcagtgttgccagattgggcggttttaagtgcattttggcgggttttgaacatattttgggatggaaaacgtcagcagtatctggcaacactgactggcagccgggtatccgttgcagtctacgagacggctctgaacagccaattttggctagttgttattggttaaaatcaacaaaatcgtcacttccagggaagccgggcttctctgggactaaacgagacagtgggagggacaagaagccgggctgataaaggattattggaggtagtgtttgaaagacatgaggagggcggtacttcggcgaggaacacggaagtatgatcagtcagtccctagcggatgtcgagaaagtgtagttgtgtgctaaagtgctgtccgaatttcttttcatataaacggttcttctcattgatgtctctgtacattactctgtaaataaatgtaaatattacttgttgtgctccgttaactttcatccattctatcagtttgatcattcgtgaattcactcgtttatttcatttgtagtttaatctggttgtaggctagcttgagccttattgggatctgcagtgctagctgctaacagaaattggtaaagtctctggaaagcacaaccagctggtatgacagggtcacagaccattttctggaaaaggagcggagggcagaatttgtgtataaatagtgttcatgttcatgaatctgaagtgtgtatattgttcagtaatgttaagagaatggtgggctctgtgttataggttatacctgggtataatattcaaggttctgtgtgttgcatagcctacctggttatgaatttccagactgtgttgcagaagatgttcaaggatgtgttgcacagctgggtgttgtgttaaagactctgtgttgcatgtcagggtatgatgttcaaggctcttcattgaatagccagtgatttttggatgtttgatatttttgattaaggatatgaggcactagcctggcaagccagactataacatgaaatgtacaagcaaaaatactttctgccactaggtagggttgtctagttcactatgctaatggggcacacctttctatgctttgatatccggcctacaggttttacgatgaatgcgtaaaatgggcttcccctgttttaaaaaccagcagccgccactggagtCACTGTAGCGTCCAGTTGGCCCTCAGTCCAACATGAGACAAAACCTAGATTTGTGGTTACCATATTTGTGTCAGTATGTTGTATTTTTGGAGaagggaaaagagaaagaaaagggacCCTACTGGGAGACACTATATTGCAATGCCAATTAGGGTTGCTCCAGTTACCAGTAATTTATCATTCCCAGCAAATTTGACATTTGAAACAGTACAATATCATTTCAAAAATTTCAGGAGTTCACATTACTGCATTTCACCACTTTTTTCACTATACTTTGAAACGCACCCTTATGAGTTCACTTTTTCACCTGCCCTTTAAGACTAAAGGTCTTTACACATGAGGGGTGTTTTTTTCATGCGATTAATTTGCACATTGATGTAttttttcaaactgttgtttttaaaATGAGTACTTTCACACAGAACATGAATATTACACAAcaaaaatgtgacacaattttTTCTCACTGAGGTTGATTTTTCTGGGCTTTCGCACCGTGAATAAAGGCATCAACCAATCATTTCAAGACCAGTGTGAAATGAGCAGGAAACAGAACATGACACATTAAAAAATTGCATTGGAGTTGGTGTGCATACTTTCTGTGCAAAAAAAATTGTACAttaattttttacatttttacatcGCAATTTCGTGTCGTATCCAGTGTATAAAGACCCTTAGCCAGCAGCTTGTTGGCATGACATACGTGTAACAGTGGAAGAGCTCTTCCTCTGACCAGTGGCCATGGCACACTGCCTCGAGATATCTAGCTAAGTTTGGGAAGATGTTATGCATTCGGAGACTGCTGAACGAACTAGTGACATTAGATTGCTGAAACTTGTCGAGGAATAAGGCTCTCTGAGTGCAATCTGGTGATATTTTGCTTTTAGAACAAGTGATGGTGGAAAGTCCCCTTCTACACCTTTGTGGAAACAGTGCCTGAAGCCATGTGTGGCAGGAGGAGGCAATACATCTAACCTGGTGAAACATTTGATGTACATACATCCCAATTTATACAAAGAGTTCCAGAAATGGAAAGTGTGCCTGATCACCATATAAATAAACTAGACTAGCCCACCTGTAACGTAAGTTTAGCCAACCTAAAGTTACACAGGGCTAACTGACAGCCAGCCACTGTGATGATAGTACTAAGGCTAACATTTGTCTTCTTAGGCTATGTCCACACtaatacattttagttttaaaacttTTTGCTACATTTACGACTGGTGTCTACACTATTCCAGAGATTTTGTGCCCCTAAAATGGAGACTTTTAGAAATGCTCCTGGCTGCATTTTAGTTTGAAATCTATGTGGTAGCATTTTAGACAGGCAAAAATGGAGAGATTTGGAAACAATGATGCAGAAACCCACGTTCGCTTCCTGATTGGGTTTTCACTGACATTTCTAGTATCCTCTTGGATGAACTTATGAATCATATTTTTGAGTATCTGATTAAATCATTCGACCAGCCCATCCATTTGCAGATGATAGACACTAGTATGAGTCTATTAAATCCCCACTAATTTATACAGTTTGCAAAGTGCGCATGATGTGAATGTTGTgctttggtcagtcagaatctcttttgaaaAAACATGGAAGTGTGCTTCCGCAACATTGTATGCAGAATTGTTGtgtagaggcactgcttccgggtattgcattgcataatccacGAAGACAAACACAAAGCAATGCCCTTGTGCAGATTGATCTAATGTCTTGATGAGATCCagaccaattctttcaaaagggattGTGATCAATGGTAAAGGGCAAAATGGTGCTTTTGGGGTGGCCAgtggattcaccagctgacatTTGTGACATATTGTGTACCACCTGTGAGCATCACCACAAATGCCAGACCAATAGAAACAGGCCATGAGTCAGTTCAGTGTTTCTCCTAACCCAAACGCCCCACCATGGGATTATGATGGCCACCCTTTGAGaccaacaactgggttatttcttCTACTGTgtgtgagtgtcctgcatcactcaatataACCTCTGTTTTTCACAGAAAAATATGGATAGGAGAGTTCAATGTTAGGCTGGAAgtgttgaccattgattactttcACTTGATCAAAAGTGTGTCTTAGGAGTTCGGCTTGCACCTGCTCCAACAGGAAATCCCAAAGGGAAATCCCTGTGCAGAGTGGAGGGGCGGAGCCCTTCCCAACCTCCATGTCCCCCTGACATGGAGCTGATGCAGATGGCCCTGGGAATGTCTCCCTAGAAAATGCTGCATTTCAACCCCCCTGGTTTTGCTGCAGCAAGATCCATTCACAAATAAATGCTTTCCTAATACTTTAAACCCTGACAGATATAACCCTGCTACAGTGCCTCTTGTATGTATTCCACCATGGCCTTTTGTTCTGAAATTGCCAGGGGATAGATCTGACAGTGTGGAAGCTTGGTGCCTGGGAGGAGGTCACTAGCACAGTCATATGGCTGGTGGGGTGGCAGCCCACTGGCCTTTCCCTTACTGAAAACCTTGTATGTGTTGTAGCATGGTGGGATGTGAACAGTGTTGATGTGGTCAGGGCTTGCCAGTAAGGTGGAGGCTAGGGTGAGTTCAGGCAGATGGAGACCATTGGGTGATTTCCTTGTTTTGCCAGGATATACTATATGGGCCATGGAGTAGCAGCCAGGGGAATCctagaataatggcctggttttgGGTTCAGATGATGAAGAGGGAAATTTTTTTCCTTCTGTAAAGTACTGACCTGAAGTTCCAGTGGCTGTGGGTGGGTTGTAATGCACCCCTCTCCAATGGGTCAACCATCAATGGCCTTAATTCTTACTGGCTGCAGGGGTTCTTATGTGGGTATCTGGACCTTCTGGATGATAGCACAGTCAATAAAGTTGCCAGTGGCCCCAGAGTCTATCAGGGCAGAGAGAACATGGGATGATTATGAGAGGTTTAACAGTACATTTAACTTGAGAATCTGTTGTAGTGGAGATGTAGTGGGGCTCACTGGGAGAAAGATAAGAGTGCTTGTAGCTCCCTTGGTTCCGGTGGCTCTCCTAGGGCCTATGGGCTGGATGGGACACTGAGCTAGCAGATGGTTGGCCCCTCCATAGTAGAAGTGCAAGCCCTCCTGGCACCTTTGTTCATGCTTGGAGTGGGTCACACGAGTGCTGGAGATTTCCATGGGCATGGGGGTAGCAGTGGCCAGAGCATTCAATGAGGAACCTTGTAGTGATGGCCTGTTCCAGAAGAGGTTGTCTATCCTGATGGCTAGGTTGATGAGAGAGTCCAGGGTTTGCTGCTCATAACAGCAGACCAGCTCAGTCAGAATGAGGGGGTCAAGTCCCTGATGAAATGTGGCTTTCAGGGCCGGCTCGTTCCACCCGCTTCCAGCAGCAAGGGTACAGAACTCCAGTGCATATTCAGCTACTTTTCTATCCCCCTGCTGTAGTGTTAGCAGCCTCTCACCAGCCTCATCGCCTAGTGGCTGATGGTCGAACACTCTTAAATAG
It includes:
- the LOC132884361 gene encoding coiled-coil domain-containing protein 122-like; translation: MSSKKKSFSEQFTLCSALLDATQQGESEAAELKEKQHILNSVQDTLSKIVKSYDTVSSNIKLKEQHISGIINEIEQVHRQNERQQTEIQVIQTETMKLSYSIEEQLESSHFLLAQYNTYHNKMESYKMSVSALENQATIHKELMEKMEEVKRLKEHREELKVDLQNPEGNAIQQAQKEIDNVKIQIHNTKELIRGKGILLEKEKKNHSQLRKDIAIHNRRCEAIAKWLCCQLKKAQSSHEELRSDIFHTEKEVEHLKKQLSTS